One genomic window of Luteitalea pratensis includes the following:
- a CDS encoding vanadium-dependent haloperoxidase, with the protein MTRRDWLRRLAAAGAAGVVPGSDLPPTLTTAMGDRAAWLREALPTSPAEPRRLRAYDLRVKAAFAAASANIPRRDGATDETRVPAYLAMFTKGLPHDAFGLVDPEAYRLLARAAAGAREARFEDVPLGGTRRLVSPQAAFAFALDGLDAAMLEAPPPPAWESAAYATEAIETYWMALLRDVPFGAYGDDPLVARAVSDLSRSGRNVTPRTLFGRRPTPDAPRRTPDSRLPGPVVSQFLLRAVPMGAQLLSPRVPAQAPGESFLATWDEWLASQNGHLPSREATYAGRRFICCGRDLATWTRTDYPGQAGVQAALLLEAMRAPVTPQHPYVRSRNQAGYVTFGLPFIVDLASRVAMHALRASWFQKWVLHRRLRPEELGGRLEAGAAGAPIVAWPDTRFVQSDAFAEMRRRTGTCLLPMAWPEGAPLHPAYPSAHAATAGAMVTVLKAYYAEEWVMPDVVEPSLDGSDVRPIDASLTVGDELDKLAWNLAIGRAFAGVQWRSDAEAGLSLGETVAVALLRELRELLPEPHGAFTLRAFDGNTIEI; encoded by the coding sequence ATGACCCGTCGCGACTGGCTTCGCCGACTCGCTGCCGCGGGTGCTGCTGGCGTCGTGCCCGGCAGCGACCTGCCGCCGACGCTGACGACCGCGATGGGCGACCGCGCGGCGTGGCTGCGTGAGGCATTGCCGACGTCGCCGGCCGAACCGCGCCGGCTGCGCGCCTACGACCTGCGCGTGAAGGCGGCCTTTGCGGCCGCGAGCGCGAACATCCCTCGGCGCGACGGCGCGACCGACGAGACGCGTGTGCCGGCCTACCTTGCGATGTTCACCAAGGGGCTTCCGCACGACGCCTTCGGCCTCGTCGATCCCGAGGCCTACCGCCTCCTCGCCCGTGCCGCCGCGGGCGCGCGCGAAGCGCGCTTCGAGGACGTGCCGCTCGGGGGCACCAGGCGGCTCGTCTCGCCGCAGGCAGCGTTTGCCTTCGCCCTCGACGGGCTCGATGCCGCGATGCTGGAAGCGCCTCCGCCTCCGGCGTGGGAGTCGGCCGCATACGCCACCGAAGCGATCGAGACCTACTGGATGGCGCTCCTGCGCGACGTGCCGTTCGGTGCGTACGGCGACGACCCGCTTGTGGCGCGCGCGGTCAGCGATCTCTCGCGGTCGGGCCGCAACGTGACGCCGCGGACCCTGTTCGGCCGACGCCCGACGCCCGACGCCCCACGCCGGACTCCCGACTCCCGACTCCCGGGTCCCGTGGTATCCCAGTTCCTTCTGCGTGCCGTCCCGATGGGTGCGCAGCTGCTGTCGCCCCGCGTTCCCGCGCAGGCACCGGGCGAGTCATTCCTGGCGACGTGGGACGAGTGGCTCGCCTCCCAGAACGGGCACCTGCCATCCCGGGAGGCGACATACGCGGGCCGACGCTTCATCTGTTGCGGCCGCGACCTCGCGACATGGACGCGCACGGATTACCCCGGGCAGGCCGGTGTCCAGGCTGCTCTCCTGCTCGAGGCGATGCGTGCACCGGTGACACCGCAGCATCCGTACGTGCGCTCTCGCAACCAGGCCGGATACGTCACGTTCGGCTTGCCGTTCATTGTCGACCTCGCCTCGCGCGTCGCCATGCATGCATTGCGCGCGTCGTGGTTCCAGAAATGGGTGCTGCACCGCAGGCTGCGCCCCGAGGAACTGGGCGGGCGTCTCGAGGCCGGGGCCGCCGGCGCGCCGATCGTGGCGTGGCCGGACACCCGGTTCGTCCAGTCCGACGCCTTTGCCGAGATGCGGCGCCGCACCGGCACCTGCCTGCTGCCCATGGCGTGGCCCGAGGGCGCGCCGCTGCACCCGGCCTATCCCTCGGCACACGCGGCCACGGCCGGGGCGATGGTCACCGTGCTCAAGGCGTACTACGCCGAGGAATGGGTGATGCCCGATGTCGTCGAGCCCAGCCTCGACGGCAGCGACGTGCGACCGATTGACGCAAGCCTCACGGTGGGAGACGAACTCGACAAGCTTGCGTGGAACCTCGCGATCGGCCGCGCGTTCGCCGGCGTGCAATGGCGCAGCGACGCCGAGGCCGGCCTGAGCCTCGGCGAAACCGTCGCGGTCGCGCTGCTGCGCGAGCTTCGCGAACTCCTGCCCGAACCTCACGGTGCGTTCACGCTCCGCGCGTTCGACGGCAACACCATAGAGATATAG